catttgCAAATCTATAAATGTTGCTTTTGAAGTCTTGGTCACCGgtcaggggccgtattcaataagcatcttagtgaatattttcaacttagtgggaatttcgtaatttttgacaacgattattttaaatacccgctacttttcatcagatttattcatatgcatatattgtttagacaattttcttgcttattttcatatttttggtatagaaacattgttcgttttcttaaaattcaaattagaaaaatggcaatttttcacttagttgaaaattattactatgatgcatattgaatacggccccagatCAAACGTAACATCTCCAACAAGCTTCTAGATAGTCAATTCTGtcggataatggccgaggtatTCCGATTACGGTCAGATGTCGGCCATGTTTGTTCGTGAGAAAGAAGCGTTTTGATTGGTTCTTGTTTCATAAATGTCCAGTTAAACGTTTTGTTACAAACGTTaatatatgtcaaaatattGACAGGAGAAACTGCGTTTGTTTACCTCTGTagcatattttcatatgaaataaatgacataGAAGAATCATATCATTGATTTTAGTGTTCAACATGGTTGAACCAATCTTTGACTACCAGTTTCGTCTTATTTTGATAGGAGACAGTACTGTAGGAAAATCTTCTCtcctaaaatatttcactgatGGAAAGTTCGACGAGTTATGTGATCCAACCGTAGGAGTAGACTTTTTCGCAAGGCTGTTGGAAGTGAAGAATGGGGTGCGTGTGAAACTGCAACTGTGGGATACTGCGGGGCAAGAGAGATTCAGGTGACACTACTTATATTTTTCAGCACTTTAAGTTAAACACTGGCAATACTAACATGACCTAATTAATTCAACATGGCTGCTATCCTCAGCAGCATGGTCTGTGATGCAACTGACATCCGAACTTACATATGTAAGTAATCAATATCATGCAGTgaataattatttccaaaacatACTATGatgaatacaaaaatgtattgcaTGATTGCTACTTAATGTACATTATCATAGTATGATCAATTATGTGTGTAcacatgtacatactgtatTGATCATACTATGATGTTTAAATTGccacattttgattttgttttctattcaaaacctaacaaaaaatgtatgtgctttttattacattgtgtctcaaaattatatatatttaatttaatttttgttgttgaattgtTTCAGATCAATAACAAGATCCTACTACAGAAACTCAGTTGGAGTTATGCTTGTGTATGACATTTCAAAAAGACAAAGTTTTGAAAGTATAACAGGGTGGCTTGCAGAGGCTAAATTCCACATTGAACCGCACCAAGCAGTCTACATGATTATTGGACACAAAGCAGACTGTGACAATGACCGTCAAGTATCTTATCGTGAGGCCCAACAATTTGCACAGGTAAATGGACTGAAATATATTGAGACATCAGCAAAAAATGGACAGAATGTGGAAGAAGCATTCCAGCTACTTGCGAAAGATGTATATAAGTTATTAGAGGAAGGTAGAGTTAAACTGGAAGATGGATGGGATGGGATTAAACCTGGGTTTAATCGGACTGAAGAACATGTGCATTTAGAAGAAGAGGAAGCAAAATCTAAATGTTGTTGATATTATACTTAAGAGCTTACGTGTGCTGCGCCTATTGTAATTCTATTGTGTTTTCCTCTCTGTGCCATTTAACCATCTACATCCATACCTTAATGTCCTATTAAATGTGCCAGGTGCTTGTCTTTTTGAGCAACTTGCACACTTGATAAGAAACCTTTTTCCCCATTTGTCAAACTTAAAAATCTACTTAATTCTATGATCAGTcatgtattaaaaacatatgaattaccCATCAGGCCATCACATAGGGAAAACATGCGAATGACTATGCAGCAATCAATATGCGCTGCATCATAGATGTTAACATCCCCTGGTTTGTTATCCCTCGCCGAATTGAAGGTTttgggagggggatattgttttggcgttgtctgTCAGTCTGGCATTCCGTTTGTCCTTCGGTTCACCCGGAACGATAttttggtaggcattgatcagaaaatgttcaaacttggtcagaatgttccccatgatcaaatctcgaccacatgtaaaagtgggtcacatggggtcaaaaactaggtcactaggtaaaatctttggaacaaacaAGAGgtattatacatggtcaaatattcatgaatcataatcaaaatgttttccttgatgaactcttggacgtAAATAAAGTGGGTCAGATatgatcaaaaattaggtcactaggtcaaatcttagaaaaatcttgtcaggaaccatatcatggtaatgattggtcagattatgtttaaacttggtcaggatgtaccccttgatgaaatatggaccgcttgtaaaagtgggtcacatggagtcaaaaactaggtcactgtCTCAAATCTTTGGAAAAAACTAGAGGCATTAttcatggtcaaatattcatgaatcataatcaaaatgttttccttgatgaactcttggacgtatataaaactgggtcacatatgatcgaaaattaggtaaACCTTaggtaaaattaaataaaccgaCAGAATCAGAACAGACCCCCTTTCCATCTATTAGGGCATGCATGTTTAATAGGACATTTAAGGTTTGCATACATATAGATCTTCACTTCTTTACTGACTTATTACatgtcattattgttttttgaaaCTGACTGCAGActtttgaaaagtattgaatATTCACTCAGATCTAGATATAATGCATGTCAACCTAATGATCAGCTAGTAGTGTAAAGCAGAACCTGTTAAATGCACAAAGTAGTATTGAAATCAAAACATCtgtatataaatcaaaatgttttcaaagcaTGGTAATGTATTTAGGAatttttgaaactgtttcaacTTTGAcccatgttttatttatacataccaTATGATATAACTTTTATCTgatatttaagtattaaaattaaaatcttacttttttatgtataatttttgcATTATGTAGTCATTTGCCTTTTACTAGCATATTGGAATTTAATTGCCCGTATGCTTTTATCCatgaattataatattttacaaaaaaaaatataatgttttgaaatcagTAAGCAGTACAGCTCCATATATGTTGATAAGTGCATGGACAGGTACCTGCAGGATGGGTATGTTTTGGAGGATGCAATTTCGGTTCCATGTACCCAAATGATGAAGCtatgatttttaatttattctttCAATAACCCTTTTCATAGATAACATTCCGCCAACTTTGTGACTGAGTTCACATGAACAGAGAATGCATTTCCTCATTTCATTTGTGAAATGTTCAAAAGACTTCCAAACTGTACCAATCTTTGTTGATGATATGGTTTCTTTGCagtgttttaaaaaggaaacaaaccATGTATTTACTAGTCTTTGTCATGTTTATTCGATGGCTTTAAATGAATATTCGACTCTCCGGGTACCTGT
The DNA window shown above is from Mya arenaria isolate MELC-2E11 chromosome 6, ASM2691426v1 and carries:
- the LOC128238252 gene encoding ras-related protein Rab-39A-like, which codes for MVEPIFDYQFRLILIGDSTVGKSSLLKYFTDGKFDELCDPTVGVDFFARLLEVKNGVRVKLQLWDTAGQERFRSITRSYYRNSVGVMLVYDISKRQSFESITGWLAEAKFHIEPHQAVYMIIGHKADCDNDRQVSYREAQQFAQVNGLKYIETSAKNGQNVEEAFQLLAKDVYKLLEEGRVKLEDGWDGIKPGFNRTEEHVHLEEEEAKSKCC